AAGTACTCGGTAAAGCCTATGACTCCCGCCTGATGCGGCGGTTGTTGAGCTATGTTCGCCCCTACCGGTGGCAGCTCGGTCTGGCCGTATTTCTACTGGTGTCAGGATCTCTCCTGCAGTTGCTTCTTCCGGTCATGATTCAGATCGGGATCGACAAGTACCTGGTGACCAAAGATCTCTCCGGCCTTCCCCGGGTTGCCCTGGCCTATGCCGGAATTCTGGTAGCGGTGTTCCTGCTTCAGTATGTCCAGATGTACATTACCATGTTCATCGGCCAGAAAGTGCAATACGACATCAGAATGCAGATCTTCAAGCATCTGCAAAAATTGCACCTGGGATTTTTCGATAAAAACCCGGTCGGCCGTCTGGTGACCAGAGTGACCAACGATGTTAATGTGCTCGATGAAATGTTTTCATCGGGCCTGGTTTCGGTATTCGGTGATATCATAACACTTGCGGGGATCGTCGCGGCGCTTCTTTACTACAACTGGAAACTGGCTCTTCTGACATTGATAGTTTTGCCGCTGCTGGTGCTGGCTACGGCGGTATTCAGGAAAAAAGTTCGTGATATATACCGGCAGATTCGACTTAAACTGGCCCGGCTGAATTCTTTCGTGCAGGAGCATGTCACCGGCATGACCGTCATACAGCTTTTCACCCGGGAGAACGCAACTTTTGAGAAATTCTCTTCCATCAATTCCGATCTGCGAAGCGCCCATTTGAAATCAATTTATTATTATGCGGTCTTCTTTCCGGTCGTTGAAATTATCAGCGCCCTTTCGATGGCCATATTAATCTATTATGGCGGCATCCAGATAAATTCCGAAATGCTCACTTTTGGCGAGTTGGTCGCCTTTATTCAACTGGTCCAGAGATTCTACAATCCCATTCGCGACCTGGCAGAAAAGTACAATATCCTGCAGTCATCGATGGCCTCCTCGGAGCGGATATTCAAGCTGCTTGACACCAAACCGGAGTTTGCCGAGGAGGGGAACGGCACCAGGCCGAAGGAATTCAAGGGAAAAATCGAATTCGAGAATGTTACGTTTGCTTATAATTCGGGCGAGGACGTTCTCAGGGATGTCAGTTTCACCGTCGAACCCGGCGAGAAAGTGGCCATAGTCGGTGCCACCGGCGCCGGCAAGACATCGCTGGTATCACTTTTATTCAGATTCTATGATTATCAGAAAGGATCCATAAAACTTGATGGTGTCGAGCTGAAGGACATGTCGAGCTCCACCATACGCTCGCAATTGGGATTGGTCCTCCAGGATGTCTTTATTTTTTCGGGAGATTATGCCGGTAATATTCGGCTCGGCAGTGATGATATCACCGACGATCAATTGATTGATGCTTTAAAAAAAGTAAACCTGTATAATTTCATAGTCAAACAGGAGGGCGGCCTCGGCGCCGAAGTCAAGGAGCGCGGAGCGACATTGTCCACCGGGCAGAAGCAACTTCTTTCTTTCGCGCGAGCGCTGGCCTTCAATCCCAATATTCTGGTGCTGGATGAGGCCACCAGTTCGGTCGATACCGCGACCGAAAGGATGATACAAAAAGCTCTGGATAAACTGCTGGAAAATCGGACGGCCATCATTATCGCCCACCGGCTTTCGACGATCGAAAAAGCCGATAAAATAATTGTATTGCATCATGGACGTCTTCGTGAAATGGGCAAACATCACGAACTGCTGGAAAAGAAGGGCATATATTACAGGTTGTATCAGATGC
Above is a genomic segment from candidate division Zixibacteria bacterium HGW-Zixibacteria-1 containing:
- a CDS encoding antibiotic ABC transporter ATP-binding protein codes for the protein MADYNNYHEEEVLGKAYDSRLMRRLLSYVRPYRWQLGLAVFLLVSGSLLQLLLPVMIQIGIDKYLVTKDLSGLPRVALAYAGILVAVFLLQYVQMYITMFIGQKVQYDIRMQIFKHLQKLHLGFFDKNPVGRLVTRVTNDVNVLDEMFSSGLVSVFGDIITLAGIVAALLYYNWKLALLTLIVLPLLVLATAVFRKKVRDIYRQIRLKLARLNSFVQEHVTGMTVIQLFTRENATFEKFSSINSDLRSAHLKSIYYYAVFFPVVEIISALSMAILIYYGGIQINSEMLTFGELVAFIQLVQRFYNPIRDLAEKYNILQSSMASSERIFKLLDTKPEFAEEGNGTRPKEFKGKIEFENVTFAYNSGEDVLRDVSFTVEPGEKVAIVGATGAGKTSLVSLLFRFYDYQKGSIKLDGVELKDMSSSTIRSQLGLVLQDVFIFSGDYAGNIRLGSDDITDDQLIDALKKVNLYNFIVKQEGGLGAEVKERGATLSTGQKQLLSFARALAFNPNILVLDEATSSVDTATERMIQKALDKLLENRTAIIIAHRLSTIEKADKIIVLHHGRLREMGKHHELLEKKGIYYRLYQMQFKRDEIKAAR